In Dolichospermum flos-aquae CCAP 1403/13F, the following proteins share a genomic window:
- a CDS encoding pentapeptide repeat-containing protein: MLRLFCHFSYLQRWDFSQLWQIKNTVKKINLLSAKLGKIIISNSAVILFICIFAIFLFPIPTFAVPNEPITLTWELLQERVKTPILRDGNLTVDLRKMVIDLRPENGIFRDDFYQLLRKELQKTGATALGLDLSNSVIEGDFYGSDLGLRTPVYAQGIAQIFTPMEREQLESLRSVCLQSLTRAFPNSKDCKSLLNNQSNNSSSISVFRGALIMVESRFNGEVKFPNTFFLQSVNVQGANFLKPANWEESRFSRTVSLNGAIFHALSSFQGSIFFDKANFQNIKFLDAANFQGDVFCDDAKFNQGKFQQIVRFNSSYWQKNADFSSVIFNNQVNFNRANFHQFLFMKDAIFKQGLIFRESEFNQSVDLQSASILNQADFSDVNFAETAFLNVSDLVFNSNQAKILGNVGEIGKKLIVPTLRGNQNILRNLSQNFRLQQQVSDANQLEYTKQRLRLIELSHQLIAININTAAVNRLINLGFSATQAAEIHQYRQIKHFRNISELLVLADVDLEIYNQLSDRIIATEPLVFSGWVVRSLSWLLLSLLLLLSGYGTNFWLVFGVGGVVISCFGVLFWLVDRYRRLSPVAIVPRYYETVCILLSFICLISGSLLAIFRNSGNPWLTLLCLFFIIFPLPGILLWRLYQQGRYHDLMDISYFREDGTLRQLRLLIGRLPVIPRNPSFRERYMPLLWDKRWNWLNYYDFSLNNLVRLGFNDIRLRDEHLPGIISTLAWYQWSLGLLYIILAGWTLSRTIPGLNLLIYLK; this comes from the coding sequence TTGTTGAGATTGTTTTGTCACTTTAGTTATTTACAAAGATGGGATTTTTCTCAACTTTGGCAAATAAAAAACACCGTTAAAAAAATAAACTTATTATCTGCGAAATTAGGAAAAATCATCATATCTAATTCCGCAGTAATATTGTTTATTTGTATATTTGCTATATTTTTATTTCCTATTCCTACTTTTGCAGTCCCAAATGAACCCATAACTTTAACTTGGGAATTATTACAAGAACGAGTTAAAACACCAATTTTGCGAGATGGTAATTTAACTGTAGATTTAAGGAAAATGGTAATTGATTTACGTCCAGAAAATGGTATTTTCCGGGATGATTTTTACCAATTACTCAGAAAAGAATTACAAAAAACTGGTGCGACGGCTTTAGGTTTAGATTTGAGTAATTCTGTAATTGAAGGTGATTTTTATGGGAGTGATTTGGGTTTAAGAACTCCTGTTTATGCTCAAGGTATAGCCCAAATTTTCACACCTATGGAACGGGAACAGTTAGAAAGTTTACGTTCTGTATGTTTGCAATCTTTAACAAGGGCTTTTCCTAATTCTAAAGATTGTAAATCTTTGTTGAATAATCAGTCAAATAATTCTAGTAGTATTTCTGTGTTTCGTGGGGCTTTAATCATGGTAGAAAGTCGTTTTAATGGTGAGGTAAAATTTCCGAATACGTTCTTTCTGCAATCTGTAAATGTTCAAGGGGCAAATTTTTTAAAACCTGCTAATTGGGAGGAATCAAGATTTAGTAGAACTGTGAGTCTTAATGGGGCTATTTTTCACGCCCTTAGTAGTTTTCAAGGTAGCATTTTCTTTGACAAAGCTAATTTTCAAAATATCAAATTTCTAGATGCTGCTAATTTCCAAGGTGATGTATTTTGTGATGATGCAAAATTTAATCAAGGAAAATTTCAACAAATAGTTAGGTTTAATAGTAGTTATTGGCAAAAAAATGCTGATTTTTCTAGTGTGATTTTTAATAATCAAGTAAACTTTAATAGAGCTAATTTTCATCAATTTCTATTCATGAAAGATGCTATTTTTAAACAAGGACTAATTTTTCGAGAATCTGAGTTTAATCAATCTGTGGATTTGCAAAGTGCAAGTATTCTTAATCAAGCTGATTTTAGTGATGTTAACTTTGCAGAAACAGCATTTTTAAATGTTTCTGATTTGGTGTTTAATTCTAATCAAGCGAAAATTTTAGGTAATGTTGGAGAAATTGGCAAAAAGTTGATTGTCCCCACTTTACGCGGTAATCAAAATATTTTGCGGAATTTAAGTCAAAATTTCCGGTTACAACAGCAGGTTAGTGATGCAAATCAGTTAGAATATACAAAACAACGGTTAAGGTTAATTGAATTAAGTCATCAGTTGATAGCTATTAATATTAATACTGCTGCTGTGAATAGGTTGATAAATTTAGGTTTTTCCGCAACCCAAGCGGCTGAAATTCATCAATATCGTCAAATCAAACATTTTCGGAATATTAGCGAGTTACTAGTTTTAGCAGATGTGGATTTAGAAATATATAATCAGTTAAGTGATAGAATTATTGCCACTGAACCTCTGGTTTTTAGTGGGTGGGTAGTTAGATCTTTAAGTTGGTTGTTATTGAGTTTATTATTGTTGTTAAGTGGTTATGGGACAAACTTTTGGTTAGTATTTGGTGTGGGTGGTGTAGTTATTTCCTGTTTTGGTGTATTATTTTGGTTAGTTGATCGCTATCGTCGTTTGTCTCCTGTAGCAATTGTTCCTAGATATTATGAAACTGTTTGCATATTATTGAGTTTTATTTGTTTAATATCTGGTAGTTTATTAGCAATTTTTCGGAATTCTGGGAATCCTTGGTTAACTCTACTGTGTTTATTTTTCATTATTTTTCCCTTACCTGGAATTTTATTATGGCGACTTTATCAACAAGGACGTTATCATGATTTAATGGATATTTCCTATTTTCGAGAAGATGGAACATTAAGACAATTGAGATTATTAATTGGGAGATTACCAGTTATTCCTAGAAATCCTAGTTTCCGGGAAAGATATATGCCACTATTATGGGATAAACGTTGGAATTGGCTGAATTATTATGATTTTAGTTTGAATAATTTGGTGAGATTAGGATTTAATGATATCCGTTTACGTGATGAACATTTACCAGGAATTATCTCTACTCTGGCTTGGTATCAATGGAGTTTAGGATTACTTTATATTATTCTCGCTGGTTGGACTCTCTCGCGGACAATTCCCGGCTTGAATTTATTGATTTATCTCAAATAG